The following are encoded in a window of Aerosakkonema funiforme FACHB-1375 genomic DNA:
- a CDS encoding alkene reductase, with protein MTETINLFSPVKIGCYTLPNRIVMAPMTRMRAIGSIPNSLMATYYAQRASAGLIITESAMISPLSNTYVNCPGIYSQAQVEGWKLVTDAVHTKGGKIFLQIWHSGRVGHPSLLNGQLPVAPSAIAPNWKLDTPLGKLPIETPRALEIHEIAEIIEEFRIAAKNAMLAGFDGVEIHGGFGFLIDQFLQDGANHRTDKYGGSLANRTRFLLEVVETVTGVWGSDRVGIKLAPSNTVYGIFDSDRKATFSYAIDALNSFNLAYIHLPEPKEVDIINGNVINPVAPTFRLIYKGAIVTNCLYDKAKANAVLAAGDADLVSFARLFIANPDLPERFAKNYPLNTPNPKTFCPEGENELEKGYTDYPFLESSLISSSP; from the coding sequence ATGACAGAAACCATCAATCTCTTTTCACCCGTAAAAATTGGCTGTTACACTCTACCAAACCGGATAGTAATGGCTCCCATGACTCGTATGCGAGCAATCGGTAGTATCCCCAATTCGCTAATGGCAACTTATTATGCCCAAAGAGCATCGGCGGGATTGATTATTACCGAGTCGGCGATGATTTCTCCCCTCAGCAATACCTACGTGAATTGTCCGGGAATTTATTCGCAAGCACAGGTGGAAGGATGGAAGTTAGTAACAGATGCTGTTCATACTAAAGGAGGAAAAATTTTCTTGCAAATTTGGCACAGCGGTCGCGTCGGACATCCTTCTTTATTGAATGGACAATTGCCAGTAGCACCAAGCGCGATCGCACCTAATTGGAAGTTGGATACTCCTCTAGGCAAGCTACCAATCGAAACACCTCGCGCCCTAGAAATCCATGAAATTGCAGAAATTATCGAGGAGTTCCGCATCGCGGCGAAAAATGCGATGTTAGCTGGATTTGATGGAGTAGAAATACACGGCGGTTTCGGCTTTTTAATCGATCAATTCCTCCAAGATGGTGCGAATCATCGCACAGATAAGTATGGTGGATCTCTGGCAAACCGCACCCGATTTTTGTTAGAAGTTGTGGAAACAGTGACGGGTGTTTGGGGAAGCGATCGCGTGGGTATCAAACTCGCACCCAGCAACACAGTTTACGGGATTTTCGATTCCGATCGCAAAGCTACTTTTAGCTATGCAATAGACGCGCTAAATTCTTTTAATTTAGCTTATATTCACTTGCCAGAACCCAAAGAAGTTGATATAATAAATGGCAATGTTATTAATCCAGTTGCGCCAACTTTTAGATTGATTTATAAAGGTGCGATCGTTACTAACTGTCTTTACGACAAAGCAAAAGCAAACGCTGTTTTAGCTGCTGGCGACGCAGACTTAGTTTCTTTTGCCAGATTGTTTATCGCCAATCCCGATTTGCCTGAGCGTTTCGCAAAAAATTATCCTTTAAACACGCCCAATCCAAAAACATTTTGTCCTGAAGGTGAAAACGAACTCGAAAAAGGATACACGGATTATCCTTTCCTCGAATCTAGTCTGATTTCGTCATCACCTTAA
- a CDS encoding peptidylprolyl isomerase, which translates to MQIKLGHWFASIILMGALLLGGCTQLQDATEASQSPSATETSAPVIQANNPEMTNLPRLEGKATVVMVVKGSPITIEVDGTNAPITAGNFVDLVQRGVYDGLVFHRVVREPQPFVVQGGDPQGKDPNFRGQLGTGGFEDPATGKPRNIPLEIKPKGADTPVYSKTINQPPVLNHKRGAVAMARSQFPDSASSQFYFALTDLPFLDGSYAVFGNVTQGMDVVDKIQQGDRIESAKVTEGAENLKK; encoded by the coding sequence ATGCAAATCAAACTCGGACACTGGTTCGCATCAATTATACTGATGGGTGCATTGCTTTTGGGAGGATGCACGCAGCTACAAGATGCTACTGAAGCATCCCAAAGTCCATCAGCAACTGAAACTTCTGCACCTGTTATTCAAGCGAACAATCCCGAAATGACTAATTTACCTCGACTGGAAGGAAAGGCCACTGTCGTTATGGTGGTGAAAGGATCGCCCATTACGATCGAAGTGGATGGAACAAATGCCCCCATCACTGCCGGTAATTTCGTGGATCTCGTCCAGCGAGGCGTCTACGATGGTTTGGTGTTTCACCGCGTAGTACGGGAACCCCAACCTTTTGTAGTTCAAGGTGGCGACCCCCAAGGTAAAGACCCGAATTTCCGAGGTCAGTTGGGAACAGGCGGTTTTGAAGATCCGGCGACAGGGAAACCGCGTAACATTCCGTTGGAAATTAAGCCCAAAGGCGCAGATACTCCGGTTTATAGCAAAACGATAAATCAGCCACCTGTTTTGAACCACAAACGCGGTGCTGTGGCAATGGCTCGATCGCAGTTTCCAGATAGCGCTTCTTCTCAGTTTTACTTCGCTTTGACGGATCTGCCTTTCTTGGATGGCAGCTATGCTGTGTTTGGAAATGTCACCCAAGGCATGGATGTAGTTGACAAAATTCAACAGGGCGATCGCATTGAATCCGCTAAAGTAACTGAAGGGGCGGAAAATCTGAAGAAATAG
- a CDS encoding beta-ketoacyl-ACP synthase, translating to MKVVVTGIGSICCLGTLETSWQNLISGQSGIRVHQPFPELEARPLALIGNKPAELLRLTRLVVTLALKDANLLPPLSNCGVAIGSSRSQQAVWEKLASISAFPIDGEAGKSLKDWLETLPHMGAIAAARQIATIGPVLAPMAACATGIWSIAQGFELIQTRQCDMVIAGAVEAPITRLTLAGFKQMGALAKTGAYPFDRYREGLVLGEGAAVLVLESLESAKRRGAKIYGQVLGFGLTNDAHYANAPEEGGWNAIAAIKQCLERSNLSPNDIDYIHAHGTATQLNDRNEAQVIRYLFPQNVPISSTKGATGHTLGASGALGTAFCLMGLHHQILPPCIGLKESEFDLNFVRKARPCEIRNVLCLSFGFGGQNAVLALGKI from the coding sequence GTGAAAGTAGTTGTTACCGGCATTGGTTCGATCTGTTGTTTGGGTACGCTGGAAACTAGCTGGCAAAATTTGATTTCCGGTCAGTCTGGTATTCGCGTTCATCAACCTTTTCCTGAATTAGAGGCGCGTCCTTTGGCGCTGATTGGAAATAAGCCAGCTGAGTTATTAAGATTAACTCGGCTGGTTGTTACTTTGGCGTTAAAAGATGCAAATCTTCTACCTCCTTTATCTAATTGTGGAGTGGCGATCGGATCTAGTCGCAGTCAGCAAGCTGTTTGGGAAAAGTTGGCGTCGATCTCAGCCTTCCCCATTGACGGCGAGGCGGGAAAGTCTCTAAAAGATTGGTTGGAAACTCTGCCGCATATGGGTGCGATCGCAGCTGCTCGTCAAATCGCTACAATTGGGCCAGTGCTTGCACCGATGGCGGCTTGTGCAACGGGGATTTGGTCGATCGCGCAAGGTTTTGAGTTAATCCAAACAAGGCAATGCGATATGGTAATTGCCGGTGCGGTGGAAGCCCCGATTACGCGGCTGACTTTGGCTGGCTTTAAACAGATGGGTGCTTTGGCGAAAACTGGTGCTTATCCGTTCGATCGATATCGGGAAGGTCTGGTGTTGGGAGAAGGTGCGGCAGTTTTGGTGCTGGAATCGCTTGAATCAGCTAAGCGTCGAGGTGCGAAGATTTACGGTCAAGTTTTGGGTTTTGGCTTGACAAACGATGCACATTATGCTAATGCTCCGGAAGAGGGAGGGTGGAATGCGATCGCAGCCATCAAGCAATGTTTGGAACGCAGCAATCTTTCCCCAAACGACATAGATTATATACACGCGCACGGTACGGCAACGCAGTTAAATGACCGAAATGAAGCGCAGGTGATTCGGTATTTGTTTCCCCAAAATGTACCGATTAGTTCTACCAAAGGAGCAACTGGTCATACACTGGGAGCATCGGGAGCATTGGGAACAGCTTTCTGTTTAATGGGGTTGCATCATCAAATTTTACCGCCTTGTATTGGCTTAAAAGAATCAGAATTTGATTTAAATTTTGTCAGAAAAGCGCGTCCGTGTGAGATTCGGAATGTGCTTTGTTTGAGTTTTGGATTCGGGGGTCAAAATGCCGTGTTAGCGTTGGGGAAGATATGA
- a CDS encoding photosystem I assembly protein Ycf4, whose protein sequence is MTAQTINTSDRILRQDVLGSRRFSNYWWASVTTIGGVGFLLAGLSSYLHTNLLPLGDPTDLIFFPQGLAMTFYGTAGSLLALYLWLTIALDVGGGYNEFNQETGFVKIFRWGFPGKNRRIEFSCRTDDVQSIRVDIKDGLNPRRALYLRVKSRRDVPLTRVGQPMSLSELENQGAQLARFLGVPLEGL, encoded by the coding sequence ATGACAGCACAAACAATCAACACAAGCGATCGCATACTCCGCCAAGACGTTTTGGGGTCTCGCCGTTTCAGCAATTACTGGTGGGCAAGCGTCACCACAATTGGCGGCGTCGGCTTTTTGTTAGCAGGTCTTTCCAGTTATCTGCACACAAACCTCTTGCCGTTGGGCGATCCCACCGATCTGATCTTTTTCCCGCAAGGGTTGGCAATGACCTTTTATGGGACAGCAGGTTCGCTTTTGGCACTTTACCTTTGGTTGACGATCGCTTTGGATGTCGGCGGCGGTTACAACGAATTTAATCAAGAAACCGGCTTCGTGAAAATTTTCCGGTGGGGCTTTCCCGGTAAAAATCGCCGCATCGAATTTAGCTGTCGCACCGATGACGTACAATCTATCCGCGTTGACATCAAGGACGGTTTGAACCCTCGCCGCGCTTTGTACCTGCGGGTCAAGAGTCGCCGCGATGTCCCCCTAACGCGAGTCGGTCAACCGATGTCTTTATCCGAACTGGAAAATCAAGGCGCTCAACTAGCTCGTTTCCTGGGTGTACCCCTAGAAGGTTTATGA
- a CDS encoding DUF7674 family protein — protein MTEIKFDNLGEHLVTAIPELRSQYESELEWWGDEQSGAHIIFGDILNPYLISLLELGDREDTIKRIFAFLEQLANHEDTQIQEVVAVTVCERLGDNKNLLAKARQYMGNTTLCFSDQIEEFWGREKAIAPL, from the coding sequence ATGACAGAAATTAAATTCGACAACTTGGGCGAACATCTGGTAACAGCAATACCAGAACTGCGATCGCAATACGAATCAGAGCTTGAATGGTGGGGTGACGAACAATCAGGAGCGCATATTATCTTTGGTGATATCCTCAACCCATATTTAATTTCTCTGTTGGAATTAGGCGATAGAGAAGATACTATCAAACGCATCTTTGCTTTTCTAGAACAATTAGCAAATCACGAAGATACTCAAATTCAAGAAGTTGTAGCCGTGACAGTATGCGAACGTTTAGGAGATAATAAAAATTTATTAGCTAAAGCGCGACAATACATGGGTAATACCACTCTTTGCTTCTCCGATCAAATAGAAGAATTTTGGGGAAGAGAAAAAGCGATCGCGCCATTGTGA